Below is a window of Plasmodium sp. gorilla clade G2 genome assembly, chromosome: 14 DNA.
aaaaacaacaatttttctatattgaaaaaatataaaacaataaaataaaaaaaaaggaaattagAAATTACGTaagtcatattttttttttttttttttttttttttttttgaatataaaaatggctagttttacaaaataagcttgtacatatttatactatattataaatttaaagtTTCCAcaattttttgttatttctatatataaaattattcacattcatattataaacaaatattgtattttttttgtagtatcatattatgttataaaaaaggtAATCTTTAGActaatattttacatttaaaaaaaacaatatcaacataaatgaaaaatcagtacatacatatatgtattaataaaaatttaggTGTTCATCAAAATGTTCTACAAATAAAAGagaaacaaacaaaaataacagattttaatattttcataaataagttaatttttatttattgttcataatttcgttttttttcctctttttatataagatGCACAGAAATAAGCACGTGTTATtaagtataatataaaatatattcaaaaggATATTTTTAAGTCAtcttgttatatatataaacttcTATTATTTAAGCATTTCTTTATAAAGTTATAATAAcacatttgtttttttctgttGGAGGAAAAactaaaattaaaattataaataaaattaaatgtaattatgttaaattgttattatattatatatataaatataattttaacatTAAagtgttttatatatttcattgaggttttctttatttctttttttatatataatgcgTCGGAagtttttcctttttttaagtaatatttaattattatttttttaaatctacTATTCTTTCTAAAAagtataatcatatattttaatatatatatatatatatttaattcgtttttataatgttattattttcctatgtacaagaaatataatttcatatacattttgtataattatatatttgttcataaacagtttctattttatatttcttatttaattctttagcttttttttttttttttttttttctttgacACATTCATctaatataagaaaatgtaacttatttatatataattgtgtttttgttttctaatatattattttattttatattttttgtacatAGAAGCCCAAGAGATAAAGAGGCTTTATTTAagtgtataattttttttttttttttctattaattGAACACAATtacaaaatttaaaaaaataaggagaaaaaggaaatgataaaaagtgattccatattttaaatatattctatgttaaaatattaaatatatatctagtataaataaatgaatatatattaaatttcaagaaagaaaaaaaaaagaaaaaaaatcaaatatataaaaattgtattatattgtttcaccttattttcatatattttttttataaccttTATATGATacttaatacaaaaaaaaaaaaagtgtaccaattttataatatacatatatacatatatgtatgtgatatatagaaatatatatttttttaacccAAAAAGATGTTAAAAATGATCAAGAAAagttattcttttttatggaATAAGctttcattatcattatgaaAATTTTGAAATTTTCAGATATATTGAAAGatagagagaaaaaaaaaaaaaaaaaaaaaaagaaccgATTCCATTTAGTATGTtattttacatttaatatgttcttttcttttttttttttttttttttgaatcagacacaaattagaaaaaaataaaaaaaatgttaaaatCAGATGGGGTagtttttttgtatatacttgtaataaatttaatttgttGTCTTAATGGGAACACTAAGAAAAGAgcttatattttaaatacgCCCAAATCTtcaaatgtaatatattgcatataaataaaaaattatataaaataaaaaaaaatatattatatactttattatattaattctttattctttttatagtGTAAGAAAGCAAGTTTCAGAAGATGGAATACTCCCGTGAATAATAATGTACTAAAATGAAATTCTTAAgtttataaaataagaaaaaaaatacatatacatatatatatatattatatatacatgcatttctatatatatatacgtgtgtgtttttatgtttatatatgcattattaatttcattCCATGCTGTTGTATATGTTCTTATTAATTTTCTCAAATTTTATGCAAAGTGcacttaaaaatatatatatatatatatatatatatatatatatatataaaatatacgtATGTATATCTAATGACTGCTAAGCACCATTATTTAcctttattttgaatatcaatccattaaaataattttctttactgtaacttaaaaaaacaaaatttgaTATTAGAATTCACAAATATTAAGTAATAATGAAGGATCCATTGAAGATGTATATAACAGAAATATAACTgggaaaaataatataagaaacTTCTCAAAGGatattaacaataatatatatatagaaactAATAGAAGAGAAAGACGAATAAAGAGGAATAAGTATTTACTTTCATTGTATAATAACACAAATATAAAGACATCGAACTTTATTTATCCATTATTTATACACGaagaagtaaaaaaaaaaaaaaaaaaaaaaaatatatatatattatataatataattatatgtataaatgaaCATAGGAATTATCATAACgatatagataaaatatgtttatatgccttattcatataaatatatatatatatatatatatatttttaggaTGCGGAAAAGAAACATACTAAATTAGAGGGTATTTATACTTATAACCAAGAGGGTATAATAAAAGAGATAGAAGaatgtataaaattaaatattcatcattttatgttttttccAGTAAtaagagaagaaaaaaaaacagtgTATTGTGAAGAATCATATAACGAAAACAGCTACTTTTGTAAAACCATATCAagaattaaagaaaaattttcagatgatattatgatatatgtaGATGTTGCATTAGATCCATATAACGTATATGGACATGATGGaatatatgatgatgataaaaaagaaatactcAATGATATTAGTGTCCATACTCTTGTTAAGCAGGTAatgatttataaatatatttcactaaaaaaaaaaaaaaaaaaaaaaaaaaaaaaaatgaatcttttaatatataatattatatacattatgtGGATATAAAtctttacaatatatataaatatttatatatatatatttatttatttatgaattttttttttcctcattAGTCATTATGTTTAGCCAAGAGTGGAGCTGATGTCGTTTGTCCGAGTGATTCTATGGACAAAAGAATTGAActgataagaaaaaatttggattttcataattttagaGATATATTGATTTTATCTTATACATGTAAATATTCCTCTTGTATGTATAAGCCGTTTCGATCAATATTAAATTCTAACATAAggaaaaattttattaaaaacaaGCAATCTTATCAGCACGATTTTAATAGTTATATGGATCTAAACAATGTTGATAAAcgtaaaaaaagaaaatataagataataataaattataaaatgaggaaatatatataattgtatatttaattttacatatatatatatatatatatatatatatgtatatataattttttttttctttctttgtTGCAGATATTGTAGAAGGGGCTGATATAATAATGGTGAAACCATCAATGTTTTATTTAGACATAatacacaaaataaaaaatcgaGTTAAAGATAATGTAGAAATTCCAATAGCTGTTTATAATGTTTCTGGTgaatatatgatgataaagaattatgtgaaatatttaaatgaagatataaattatgaaaatgaaataataacaGAATTATTCAAAAGCTATTTAAGAGCTGGTgctaatattatcataacaTACTTTGCTAAGCAATACggtttatatatgaaaaacttatatgataaaaatataataattgatgataattcaaataataattttaatatagaaCTAActctataaataaatatatatgtttaataaatattttattatatataattttcatccAGCAAACTTATTAAAAACATCGTTGAAACTTTAAAAAGATTTATAAGACTTTACAACTACAATAtggataataaattattattttgcatataattttctttttattttattttttttttatttttttatttttcttttttattaataattttgaaataatttaagaatgtcatttaatataatatatatgtgtaaacgTGCatgtcatttatatatatttcaaaaaaagtATTTGTGATGATATCATAAAATGtacacatttttaaaaatgtaatataaattttacttttttttttttttttttttcttatagaTAAATGAATTGAAGGAGGACGAAGAcctaataaaatatgaactACAAAATGGATTAAgcaacataatatataagaaaagaaaaagtgtaaataagaaaaaatatattttgaataacGAAAATCATGTAATACTACCAACATACAAAATATCGGATGATTATAAATGTTATGTTAATCCAATAGATTGTAATTATGAAGAACTACATGTTTATATGGAGGTAAATACAGGAAGTGtcaatgaaaagaaaaatcaaCAAGGAATTAGTCACTTGTGTGAGCATGTATCCTATATGGGTTCTAAgtaataagaaaaagaaatatatatatatatgtaatatgtttatatattgatatttgTTGTGTTCATTCTGTAAATGCTAAGAAAAAACCTAacatctttatatatatatatatttatatttatattttagaaATAGGAAGAATATAgtggataaaaatattagaacTAATGCATACACCGATTTCCATCACATCGTATTTTACATCAGCGTAAGTCTTAATAATGAaatttataaagaaaatttcTATAGCGATTTTAAGTGCGACCAATTTATAAAAAGCATACGAGAAGAAGATATTGAAGATTATGATATATACACAGTAGATGAATTTAACTACAAGCATGCAATTTTATCACAATGTATCGATACCATGGTAGAAGTACTAAAGGGAGAAACCCAATTTAATAAGGAGAGGATAACAAAAGAGAAAAAGGCCATTTTTTCAGAGTAcagtattataaataatatagaatataaaatgaattcaGACATAATAAAAGTACTACACAAGGAAAATaggtataaaaaatataaataattaacatatatatatatatatatatatatatatatatatatatatatatatgtatatatttattcatttatttataatagttCATTCATatcatgtttatatttttttattttatcattttctagGTTAAGCCATAGATTGCCTATAGGTAAACTAGAATTACTAAAGCGATATGGAGAGAAAGATGTAAaggaatattttaatttattttttcgaCCTGAGAacgttaatttttttgtatatggTGATGTAAATGTTGATATAGCTCAAAAGTTAATATCCAGCAAATTAGAGAATATTAAAGGTAAAGATCTTAAAGAGgaagataaaatatatttgaatatattgaATGATAGATGTACATTACGTtctagaaataaaaatttaccagcagtttttcatatatttggTAATAATTCTGATATGAACGTAAACAAAGAAGAAGTAAAAAACAATATACAAttgaataatatagaaaaaaatacacaaacAAAGGATgaaaattttcatattaataataataatgataatactaTGTTAAACGTTACAGACGAAAATGTTGTAgaagaagaatataataataaaaaacaaaatgattaTAACACATATGATGACGATAACATTATTGAtcttcaaaaatataaagaattaaaaaggaATGAAAATGATGTTGTGTGTGAATTAAAATTTAGAAATtatctaaaaaataaatatgatgtaAATATGGAAGAAGAGAAATTACTAAACAAAAatgatatgaaaaatataaatacaagttttgaaattataaaatattcattaaataatgtgaatataaatattttattaaaagaggAAATAAAAAGTGTGCGAACATTAGAAGATTTGAAGAAATCtgttataaaagaaataatattttattgtttatCCTTTAGATTTAATATACatagaaataatttatttaatagtatagatattaatgaatatacaaatattaatgaaGGAGCTACTATAAGGACTATTGAAATTAAAACAACCATTAAGGCGTTTGAAAAAACAATCgaatgtttttataattttattaaaagtttattaaaatatggtTTTAGTGAAgatgaattattaaattataaaatgaatgaaaTAGATTATGAAGATGATTTAAAGgatattgaagaaaaaaaaggtgGACAAATAATAGATCATCAAAATATATCACATGAAATTTCAGAAACgtatagtaatagtaatagtaatagtaataagcATTCAtctaaaaatatgaaattaatACATCCACATGATGATAATCATCATGATAcagaaaaagatataaacaataaaatgaatgaacaagatgaagaatatattttagatTCAACTAAAATTAATGAAACATATACTGatgaaatacaaaaaattattgatTATAATACttgtaaacatatatatcttaatgagaaaagagaaaagaaatacaaaaaagaaatttttcACAAACTTAAAttagaagaaataaataattttgctaaacaatattttcaatatttgtttaatatttttaatccATATTCTAATATGAAACCTCATTGCGTAGTTATACATGTTCCATCGAAAGatcaaaatttatttaataaaaataatattaaaaaattattttttaacaatatatattcgACAAATGATGTACAGAAttattctataaatatacaaaataaactTCTATCAcctcattatatttttgaaaatataacaaagaGATTATCTCAATCACGATATGTAGTcccacaaaaaaaaagagaatataAGTATTCAAACGAtatctttaattttattgttaataaaatggaacaagataaaaatgaaagcATTTTTGATGTTAACAATGTGTTTCCATCTTTACAACTTTGTGATTTATCTACCAATCCAGATttaaatatgtttaaaaaattttataatataaaggaaAACAAGTATGATCAAGTAAATAAGGTAAACGACCATATTAATGAAACGACATCATTAgaacaaacaaataaatctTCTGTGCAACAGATATTACCCCTTATTTCTAacaaaaataagaataattatgTTGATATAAAAGAGAAACCACAAAAagtagaaataaataataaagaagataatatttatgacAATAGTGTATGTGATAATACAGTTGACAAATTATCTCAGAAAGGGGTtacattattaaatttaaagaattatGTTTTATCCTTAAAAAATCAGAAAGAAATAGAAAACTATGAATTGTTAAACGGTGTGAAAgtgaatttatataaaactaaagtagataagaaaaatatttatatgcgTTTAATTATTCCACATAAtgagataataaaaaagaagaaagaaaatgtgcatcttttattattttctatcaTATGTTTATTTGAAGGAGGAGAAATAGAAAATGTTAGTCGAGAGCATGTAGAAATACATTGTAGTAATAAgagtattaatatatatattgatatcaatgatgaatatttctttattgatatatatacacataataaatatgaaaatataagttcagccttttctatattaaataatatcatcTTGGAAACAAAAATAGAGAAGACTGCTTTGCCAAGGGTAGTAGATAAGTTAAAAAAGGATTTCTtcgaatataaaaatagtctacaggtaaaaaaaaaaaaaaaaaaaaaaaaaaaaaaaaaaaaaaattaaattatttataatattataaggcTATTactaaaagaaaattaatatataaactgttaatatatacatatatatatatatatatgtatttatgtatttatttat
It encodes the following:
- a CDS encoding stromal-processing peptidase, putative is translated as MLKSDGVVFLYILVINLICCLNGNTKKRAYILNTPKSSNCKKASFRRWNTPVNNNINELKEDEDLIKYELQNGLSNIIYKKRKSVNKKKYILNNENHVILPTYKISDDYKCYVNPIDCNYEELHVYMEVNTGSVNEKKNQQGISHLCEHVSYMGSKNRKNIVDKNIRTNAYTDFHHIVFYISVSLNNEIYKENFYSDFKCDQFIKSIREEDIEDYDIYTVDEFNYKHAILSQCIDTMVEVLKGETQFNKERITKEKKAIFSEYSIINNIEYKMNSDIIKVLHKENRLSHRLPIGKLELLKRYGEKDVKEYFNLFFRPENVNFFVYGDVNVDIAQKLISSKLENIKGKDLKEEDKIYLNILNDRCTLRSRNKNLPAVFHIFGNNSDMNVNKEEVKNNIQLNNIEKNTQTKDENFHINNNNDNTMLNVTDENVVEEEYNNKKQNDYNTYDDDNIIDLQKYKELKRNENDVVCELKFRNYLKNKYDVNMEEEKLLNKNDMKNINTSFEIIKYSLNNVNINILLKEEIKSVRTLEDLKKSVIKEIIFYCLSFRFNIHRNNLFNSIDINEYTNINEGATIRTIEIKTTIKAFEKTIECFYNFIKSLLKYGFSEDELLNYKMNEIDYEDDLKDIEEKKGGQIIDHQNISHEISETYSNSNSNSNKHSSKNMKLIHPHDDNHHDTEKDINNKMNEQDEEYILDSTKINETYTDEIQKIIDYNTCKHIYLNEKREKKYKKEIFHKLKLEEINNFAKQYFQYLFNIFNPYSNMKPHCVVIHVPSKDQNLFNKNNIKKLFFNNIYSTNDVQNYSINIQNKLLSPHYIFENITKRLSQSRYVVPQKKREYKYSNDIFNFIVNKMEQDKNESIFDVNNVFPSLQLCDLSTNPDLNMFKKFYNIKENKYDQVNKVNDHINETTSLEQTNKSSVQQILPLISNKNKNNYVDIKEKPQKVEINNKEDNIYDNSVCDNTVDKLSQKGVTLLNLKNYVLSLKNQKEIENYELLNGVKVNLYKTKVDKKNIYMRLIIPHNEIIKKKKENVHLLLFSIICLFEGGEIENVSREHVEIHCSNKSINIYIDINDEYFFIDIYTHNKYENISSAFSILNNIILETKIEKTALPRVVDKLKKDFFEYKNSLQSLLLGQTISYVTGGKIGYQNFEVSDTENITMDDVQRMLKHLFSDLNLFELTIVGDFSDFIHYYILHYLGTLQGKIIEKEGENKGSDVCLKTNKDNIIIENHPTNNLSNESYSFNEKNKKNQDNLCKSNSDLLLNEYYPMLCPFSQFEEKSKNTTYVYIKEKEEHGIFLLVGKGANTYGFLSNGIHISFYLIEYLKRIISGVEKKKNVKSKNDENVFKDKNIYSDEYICNELEKIKSQVLEDFHFKNKDKDRDHINEYLKKKKKLYTSPLFFNAVSYIIQYILNSKLFHYLREKKELTYDSSFEFISYEKYFAGFFTILVQTNPRDLELIKKEVLSCIQLFTTNYNNFSDYLIENSKLSYLNKKNKDLKYFVDKISGMQLTHFPLKYKNKNILKDNVILNKIEKIDVLLVLFILFNQTKNYHISYGISAPQDRWKETYKNINKLY
- a CDS encoding delta-aminolevulinic acid dehydratase, whose protein sequence is MLKSDGVVFLYILVINLICCLNGNTKKRAYILNTPKSSNCKKASFRRWNTPVNNNNSQILSNNEGSIEDVYNRNITGKNNIRNFSKDINNNIYIETNRRERRIKRNKYLLSLYNNTNIKTSNFIYPLFIHEEDAEKKHTKLEGIYTYNQEGIIKEIEECIKLNIHHFMFFPVIREEKKTVYCEESYNENSYFCKTISRIKEKFSDDIMIYVDVALDPYNVYGHDGIYDDDKKEILNDISVHTLVKQSLCLAKSGADVVCPSDSMDKRIELIRKNLDFHNFRDILILSYTCKYSSCMYKPFRSILNSNIRKNFIKNKQSYQHDFNSYMDLNNVDKHIVEGADIIMVKPSMFYLDIIHKIKNRVKDNVEIPIAVYNVSGEYMMIKNYVKYLNEDINYENEIITELFKSYLRAGANIIITYFAKQYGLYMKNLYDKNIIIDDNSNNNFNIELTL